The Micromonospora sp. NBC_01740 genome includes a window with the following:
- a CDS encoding ADP-ribosylglycohydrolase family protein, which translates to MIDTSLRRAAGSLFGLAYGDALGKPTEFLTVAEIVRRYGPAGPRDLAGDPALVTDDTQMALAVGWALHDAPAPTPEAVEPLLRRRFLDWAASPENNRAPGMTCLRACAELERGVRWQEATVAGSKGCGANMRVTPVGLVDVDLDTFAGLAQLQAGLTHGHPTGLAASELTAYAVRLLRDGAALAELPRLLVDRARDQRRVYRADWLGDLWQRPGVDAPEDFIARGWDECLAVLGRLDAALAAPDDGGDPCRHTGEGWIAEEALATALFCAIRHADDPVAALARGATTAGDSDSIAALAGAFVGTALGMAAWPAPWAARIEYADQLTTLARAWD; encoded by the coding sequence ATGATCGACACCTCGCTCCGGCGGGCCGCCGGCTCCCTCTTCGGCCTCGCCTACGGTGACGCGCTGGGCAAGCCGACCGAGTTCCTGACCGTCGCCGAGATCGTTCGCCGCTACGGGCCGGCCGGCCCGCGTGACCTTGCCGGCGACCCGGCGCTGGTGACCGACGACACGCAGATGGCGCTGGCGGTCGGCTGGGCGCTGCACGACGCGCCGGCGCCGACCCCGGAGGCGGTCGAGCCGCTGCTGCGGAGGCGTTTCCTCGACTGGGCGGCCAGCCCGGAGAACAACCGGGCGCCGGGCATGACCTGCCTGCGCGCCTGCGCCGAACTGGAGCGCGGGGTGCGCTGGCAGGAGGCGACGGTGGCCGGCTCGAAGGGCTGCGGGGCCAACATGCGGGTCACCCCGGTCGGCCTGGTCGACGTCGACCTCGACACCTTCGCCGGGCTGGCCCAGCTCCAGGCGGGGCTGACCCACGGCCACCCGACCGGCCTCGCGGCCAGCGAGCTGACCGCGTACGCGGTGCGGCTGCTGCGCGACGGCGCGGCGCTGGCGGAGCTGCCCCGGCTGCTCGTCGACCGGGCCCGCGACCAGCGGCGGGTCTACCGCGCCGACTGGCTCGGCGACCTGTGGCAGCGCCCCGGCGTGGACGCGCCGGAGGACTTCATCGCCCGGGGCTGGGACGAGTGCCTCGCGGTCCTCGGTCGCCTGGACGCCGCGCTGGCCGCCCCGGACGACGGCGGCGACCCGTGCCGGCACACCGGCGAGGGCTGGATCGCCGAGGAGGCGCTGGCCACGGCCCTGTTCTGCGCGATCCGGCACGCCGACGACCCGGTGGCGGCGCTGGCCAGGGGCGCCACCACCGCCGGCGACTCCGACTCGATCGCCGCGCTGGCCGGCGCCTTCGTCGGCACCGCGCTGGGCATGGCGGCCTGGCCCGCCCCGTGGGCCGCCCGCATCGAGTACGCCGACCAGCTCACCACCCTGGCCCGCGCCTGGGACTGA
- a CDS encoding type II toxin-antitoxin system PemK/MazF family toxin produces the protein MPEWLLWAAVIVLAVAAGWAWNDRRRGGRDAAPRPPRRPGTRPGRRRPSGGPGRSTAPPRPRTAERSPAGAPRPGEIWWADVPYADGTGSKVRPCLVLRTDDGGADVLKITSQDKSARDDHIRIPTREWDPDADHDSFVDLAEPAHVPLADFSRRAGDCDPVLWRRIRRLPHLPGA, from the coding sequence ATGCCGGAATGGCTGCTCTGGGCGGCGGTGATCGTGCTGGCCGTGGCCGCCGGCTGGGCGTGGAACGATCGGCGGCGGGGCGGCCGTGACGCCGCTCCGCGTCCGCCCCGTCGACCGGGCACCCGGCCCGGCCGCCGGAGACCGTCGGGCGGTCCCGGCCGGTCCACCGCGCCGCCCCGACCGCGTACCGCCGAGCGGTCTCCCGCCGGGGCGCCGCGTCCCGGCGAGATCTGGTGGGCCGACGTGCCGTACGCCGACGGCACCGGCTCGAAGGTGCGGCCCTGCCTGGTGCTGCGGACCGACGACGGGGGCGCCGACGTCCTGAAGATCACCAGTCAGGACAAGAGCGCCCGCGACGACCACATCCGCATCCCGACCCGCGAGTGGGACCCCGACGCCGACCACGACAGCTTCGTCGACCTGGCCGAGCCGGCGCACGTCCCGCTCGCCGACTTCTCCCGCCGTGCCGGCGACTGCGACCCCGTCCTGTGGCGTCGCATCCGCCGCCTCCCCCACCTGCCGGGCGCCTGA
- the ligA gene encoding NAD-dependent DNA ligase LigA — protein MSEETIAQQVTPAQEAAAGAEPTPDARERHATLSQELTEHQYRYYVLDAPTIPDAEFDRQLRELEALEEQFPALRTPESPTQRVGGTFSTDFTPVAHAERMLSLDNAFADEELAAWAERVERDAGGSVPYLCELKVDGLAINLTYERGRLVRAATRGDGRTGEDVTANVRSIRDVPGQLATSAEFGDVPEFVEVRGEIYFPVAAFADLNAGLVEQGKPPFANPRNAAAGSLRQKDPRVTASRPLRLVVHGIGARRGFQPVTQSESYAALKAWGLPTSDRWRVVPDLAGVAEYIAHYAEHRHDVEHEIDGVVVKVDPVSIQGRLGSTSRAPRWAIAFKYPPEEVNTKLLDIDVEVGRTGRVTPRAVLQPVKVAGSTVAYATLHNAREVERKGVLIGDIVVLRKAGDVIPEVLGPVVDLRPADARPFVMPTTCPACGTPLAPAKEADVDIRCPNSRTCPGQLRERVYHLAGRKVFDIEALGHKGAAALLDAEVITDEGDLFSLDEKQLARSPFFVNKDGTLGSNAVKLLDNLAVARERDLWRVLVGLSIRHVGPTAAQALARHFRSIEAIDRAGEEELSSVDGVGPTIAASIREWFAVDWHRELVRKWREAGVRMAEEAVDEGPRPLEGLTVVVTGTLPGFSRDQASEAIQSRGGKVSGSVSKKTSFVVVGENPGSKADKAASLKVPVLDEDGFRVLLDAGPEAAREVARTEE, from the coding sequence GTGTCCGAGGAAACCATTGCCCAGCAGGTCACTCCGGCACAGGAGGCGGCGGCCGGCGCCGAACCGACCCCCGACGCCCGGGAACGGCACGCCACGCTCAGCCAGGAGCTGACGGAGCACCAGTACCGCTACTACGTGCTGGACGCGCCGACCATCCCCGACGCCGAGTTCGACCGGCAACTGCGGGAGCTGGAGGCGCTGGAGGAGCAGTTCCCGGCGCTACGCACCCCCGAGTCGCCGACGCAGCGGGTCGGCGGCACCTTCTCCACCGACTTCACCCCCGTCGCCCACGCCGAGCGGATGCTCTCGCTCGACAACGCCTTCGCCGACGAGGAGCTGGCGGCCTGGGCCGAGCGGGTCGAGCGCGACGCGGGCGGGTCGGTTCCCTACCTGTGCGAGCTGAAGGTCGACGGGCTCGCCATCAACCTCACCTACGAGCGCGGGCGACTGGTCCGGGCGGCGACCCGGGGCGACGGCCGCACCGGCGAGGACGTCACCGCCAACGTGCGCAGCATCCGCGACGTGCCGGGCCAGCTCGCCACGTCGGCCGAGTTCGGCGACGTGCCCGAGTTCGTCGAGGTCCGGGGCGAGATCTACTTCCCGGTGGCGGCCTTCGCCGACCTCAACGCCGGCCTGGTCGAGCAGGGCAAGCCGCCGTTCGCCAACCCGCGCAACGCCGCCGCCGGCAGCCTGCGCCAGAAGGACCCGCGGGTCACCGCCTCCCGGCCGCTGCGCCTGGTGGTGCACGGCATCGGCGCCCGCCGTGGCTTCCAGCCGGTCACGCAGTCCGAGTCCTACGCGGCGTTGAAGGCGTGGGGGCTGCCGACCAGTGACCGCTGGCGGGTGGTGCCCGACCTGGCCGGTGTCGCGGAATACATCGCCCACTACGCCGAGCACCGGCACGACGTCGAGCACGAGATCGACGGCGTGGTGGTCAAGGTCGACCCGGTCTCCATCCAGGGTCGGCTCGGCTCGACCAGCCGGGCGCCGCGCTGGGCGATCGCCTTCAAATATCCGCCGGAGGAGGTGAACACGAAGCTGCTCGACATCGACGTCGAGGTCGGACGCACCGGCCGGGTCACGCCGCGCGCCGTCCTCCAACCGGTCAAGGTGGCCGGCTCCACCGTCGCCTACGCCACCCTGCACAACGCCCGGGAGGTCGAACGCAAGGGCGTCCTGATCGGCGACATCGTGGTGCTGCGCAAGGCCGGCGACGTGATCCCCGAGGTGCTCGGCCCGGTGGTCGACCTGCGTCCCGCCGACGCCCGGCCGTTCGTCATGCCGACCACCTGCCCGGCCTGCGGCACGCCGCTCGCCCCGGCGAAGGAGGCGGACGTCGACATCCGCTGCCCCAACTCGCGCACCTGCCCCGGTCAGCTGCGCGAGCGGGTCTACCACCTCGCCGGCCGCAAGGTGTTCGACATCGAGGCGCTCGGCCACAAGGGCGCGGCAGCACTGCTCGACGCGGAGGTCATCACCGACGAGGGCGACCTGTTCTCGTTGGACGAGAAGCAGCTCGCGCGCTCGCCCTTCTTCGTCAACAAGGACGGCACGCTCGGCAGCAACGCCGTCAAGCTGCTGGACAACCTGGCCGTGGCCAGGGAACGCGACCTGTGGCGGGTGCTGGTGGGCCTGTCCATCCGGCACGTCGGCCCCACCGCCGCGCAGGCGCTCGCCCGGCACTTCCGCTCCATCGAGGCGATCGACCGGGCCGGCGAGGAGGAGCTCTCCTCTGTCGACGGCGTCGGGCCGACGATCGCGGCGAGCATCCGGGAGTGGTTCGCCGTCGACTGGCACCGCGAGCTGGTCCGCAAGTGGCGCGAGGCCGGCGTACGGATGGCGGAGGAGGCGGTCGACGAGGGGCCGCGTCCCCTGGAGGGGCTCACGGTCGTGGTGACCGGCACGCTGCCCGGGTTCAGCCGCGACCAGGCGTCCGAGGCGATCCAGAGCCGGGGCGGCAAGGTGAGCGGGTCCGTCTCCAAGAAGACGTCCTTCGTCGTGGTGGGTGAGAATCCCGGCTCGAAGGCCGACAAGGCGGCCAGCCTGAAGGTGCCGGTGCTGGACGAGGACGGCTTCCGGGTGCTGCTCGACGCCGGCCCGGAGGCCGCCCGGGAGGTCGCCCGCACCGAGGAGTGA
- a CDS encoding putative bifunctional diguanylate cyclase/phosphodiesterase encodes MESADSRNSVPPGRARPFFAFVWSVAALAAVLCVRPLLDLSAELPRLPVAFWVMAALAVGCDARPFVPPGRRQTSAVFPSTCFTFAILLGWGFGPAVLVQAVAVVVSGWRMGHAPWRTAFNAAQYAAALGAAYAVTWLGPGSIFDGGRLRGTDVLAVGGATVAWFAVNYALVSTAVRLRFGDRWWPSLRQGLGFELLSTGSLLLLAPVLVAAARASAALIPLVLVPLFAVYRMARLSVEQQQLASLDPLTGLPNRKALLAEVGEQVHVHSERAARGEPAARLALLLIDLDRFKNVNDALGHAVGDRLLVEVSARLTDVVGEGMVARLGGDEFAIVMTGLADVDEARELAGRVVRALAEPVSLDGLPLDVGGSIGVALFPEHGEDFATLMRHADVAMYDAKHRNDTVAVYAAESDHNSAERLGLLADLRRVLEAGRPEIAPPAGDGAGAPGDDGAVAVPAGPTPGGRLPGDGRAGGARGGDGAELPADVAGLTPGSGLTSGSGLTPGSGLTPGSGRWRLRRRRPRPGPPPGDELINRIVTAADPIRRRTMAAGEIGPDRGDGPGRRNGAGHPGGQGGAVVRRQGPPVDDGAGDRGGDLAPTGRRGARHGAAGRRDADTAAAVDAGEITMYYQPQVAIATGEVVGVEALLRWRHPRRGMVDPEELIRVAEQSAVMRLLTRRVVDDVVEQLAKWSAAGMGLPAALNVSVRDLHTGEIADQIADRLARYGVPPQRLQLEITEGALMADPRRVLATITRLHRIGVGISLDDFGTGYSSLQHLRRLPLSEVKVDRSFVLGMAEDADDAAIVKSTIELAKALGLRVVAEGVEDERTWRMLHAAGCDAAQGWFYARPMPAEELVGWLARYRPVRPTPSPDAEIPRRHAR; translated from the coding sequence ATGGAGTCCGCGGACTCGCGAAACTCCGTTCCGCCTGGCCGGGCACGCCCGTTCTTCGCCTTCGTCTGGTCGGTGGCCGCGCTGGCGGCGGTGCTCTGCGTACGCCCGCTGCTCGACCTCTCGGCCGAACTGCCGCGACTGCCGGTGGCGTTCTGGGTGATGGCGGCCCTGGCCGTCGGCTGCGACGCGCGCCCGTTCGTCCCGCCCGGGCGCCGGCAGACCTCCGCGGTCTTCCCGTCCACCTGCTTCACCTTCGCCATCCTGCTCGGCTGGGGGTTCGGCCCGGCGGTCCTGGTGCAGGCGGTGGCCGTCGTCGTCTCCGGCTGGCGGATGGGCCACGCCCCATGGCGGACCGCCTTCAACGCCGCCCAGTACGCGGCAGCGCTGGGCGCCGCGTACGCGGTCACCTGGCTGGGGCCCGGCAGCATCTTCGACGGCGGCCGGCTGCGCGGCACGGACGTGCTGGCGGTGGGCGGCGCGACGGTGGCCTGGTTCGCCGTCAACTACGCGCTGGTCAGCACGGCCGTCCGGCTGCGCTTCGGCGACCGGTGGTGGCCCAGCCTGCGGCAGGGGCTGGGCTTCGAGCTGCTCTCCACCGGCTCGTTGCTGCTGCTCGCTCCGGTGCTGGTCGCGGCGGCGCGGGCCAGCGCGGCGCTGATCCCGCTGGTGCTGGTGCCGCTGTTCGCCGTCTACCGGATGGCCCGGCTCAGCGTCGAGCAGCAGCAGCTCGCCTCGCTGGACCCGCTCACCGGCCTGCCCAACCGCAAGGCGTTGCTGGCCGAGGTCGGCGAGCAGGTGCACGTGCACTCCGAACGGGCGGCCCGCGGCGAGCCCGCCGCCCGGCTGGCCCTGCTCCTGATCGACCTCGACCGGTTCAAGAACGTCAACGACGCGCTCGGGCACGCGGTGGGGGACCGGCTGCTGGTCGAGGTGAGCGCGCGGCTGACCGACGTGGTCGGCGAGGGCATGGTCGCCCGGCTGGGCGGGGACGAGTTCGCCATCGTGATGACCGGCCTGGCCGACGTCGACGAGGCCCGGGAGCTCGCCGGCCGCGTGGTGCGGGCGCTGGCCGAGCCGGTGTCGCTGGACGGGTTGCCGCTCGACGTGGGCGGCTCGATCGGCGTCGCGCTCTTCCCGGAGCACGGCGAGGACTTCGCGACCCTGATGCGCCACGCCGACGTGGCGATGTACGACGCCAAGCACCGCAACGACACCGTGGCGGTCTACGCGGCCGAGTCCGACCACAACTCCGCCGAGCGGCTCGGCCTGCTCGCGGACCTGCGCCGGGTGCTCGAGGCGGGCCGTCCCGAGATCGCCCCGCCCGCCGGGGACGGTGCCGGCGCCCCGGGCGACGACGGGGCGGTGGCCGTCCCGGCGGGACCGACGCCGGGCGGCCGGCTGCCGGGTGACGGGCGGGCCGGCGGCGCGCGGGGCGGGGACGGGGCCGAACTCCCGGCCGACGTCGCCGGCCTCACGCCCGGCTCCGGCCTGACGTCCGGCTCCGGCCTCACGCCTGGCTCCGGCCTCACGCCTGGCTCCGGCCGCTGGCGGCTGCGCCGCCGCCGGCCGCGGCCCGGTCCGCCGCCCGGCGACGAGCTGATCAACCGGATCGTGACCGCCGCGGACCCGATCCGCCGCCGGACGATGGCGGCGGGGGAGATCGGCCCCGACCGGGGCGACGGTCCCGGCCGCCGCAACGGCGCCGGGCACCCCGGCGGGCAGGGCGGCGCGGTCGTACGCCGGCAGGGGCCGCCCGTCGACGACGGCGCGGGGGATCGCGGCGGCGACCTGGCCCCGACGGGCCGGCGCGGTGCCCGGCACGGCGCGGCCGGCCGGCGGGACGCGGACACCGCTGCGGCCGTCGACGCGGGCGAGATCACCATGTACTACCAGCCGCAGGTCGCCATCGCGACCGGCGAGGTGGTCGGCGTGGAGGCGCTGCTGCGCTGGCGGCACCCCCGCCGGGGGATGGTGGACCCGGAGGAGCTGATCCGGGTCGCCGAGCAGAGCGCGGTGATGCGGCTGCTCACCCGCCGGGTGGTGGACGACGTGGTGGAACAGCTCGCCAAGTGGTCGGCCGCCGGAATGGGCCTGCCGGCGGCGCTCAACGTCAGCGTGCGGGACCTGCACACCGGGGAGATCGCCGACCAGATCGCCGACCGGCTCGCCCGCTACGGCGTGCCGCCGCAGCGGCTGCAACTGGAGATCACCGAGGGCGCCCTGATGGCCGACCCGCGTCGGGTGCTGGCCACCATCACCCGGCTGCACCGGATCGGCGTGGGCATCTCGTTGGACGACTTCGGCACCGGCTACTCCTCCCTCCAGCACCTGCGGCGGCTGCCGCTGTCCGAGGTGAAGGTGGACCGCTCCTTCGTGCTGGGGATGGCCGAGGACGCCGACGACGCGGCGATCGTCAAGTCGACGATCGAGCTGGCGAAGGCGCTCGGGCTGCGAGTGGTCGCCGAGGGCGTCGAGGACGAGCGCACCTGGCGCATGCTGCACGCGGCGGGCTGCGACGCGGCACAGGGCTGGTTCTACGCCCGCCCGATGCCGGCCGAGGAGCTGGTCGGCTGGCTGGCCCGCTACCGGCCGGTCCGCCCGACGCCCAGCCCCGACGCGGAGATCCCCCGTCGGCACGCCCGCTGA
- the gatC gene encoding Asp-tRNA(Asn)/Glu-tRNA(Gln) amidotransferase subunit GatC, producing the protein MAAISREEVAHLARLSRLAVSEEELDTFAGQLDVILQAVAQVGEVTAADIPPTSHSVPLTNVLRDDVVVPGLTPQEALSGAPDAEEQRFRVPRILDEDVAS; encoded by the coding sequence ATGGCCGCCATCTCCCGCGAGGAGGTCGCGCACCTGGCGCGACTGTCGCGGCTAGCCGTCTCGGAGGAGGAGCTGGACACCTTCGCCGGCCAGCTCGACGTGATCCTCCAGGCGGTCGCGCAGGTCGGCGAGGTCACCGCGGCGGACATCCCGCCGACGTCGCACTCGGTGCCGCTGACCAACGTCCTGCGCGACGACGTCGTGGTGCCCGGGTTGACCCCGCAGGAGGCGCTGTCGGGTGCGCCCGACGCCGAGGAGCAGCGGTTCCGCGTACCGCGGATCCTGGACGAGGATGTGGCGTCATGA
- the gatA gene encoding Asp-tRNA(Asn)/Glu-tRNA(Gln) amidotransferase subunit GatA, producing the protein MSDLIRLTATEIAGLVAAGEASAVEVTRAHLDRIAAVDDRVNAFLHVDSEGALAAAAEVDARRAAGEELGPLAGVPVAVKDVLTTKGVPTTVGSKILEGWRPPYDSTIVQRLRAAGTVMLGKTNMDEFAMGSSTEYSAYGPTHNPWDLSRIPGGSGGGSSAALAAYEAPLAIGSDTGGSIRQPGAVTGTVGAKPTYGGTSRYGLVAFSSSLDTPGPCARTVLDAALLHEVIGGHDPRDSTSIPQPVPDVVAAARLGATGDLTGVKLGIVTEFAAEGAEPGVLAAFRESVDALAKLGAEIVEVSCPHFRYALPAYYLIAPSEASSNLARFDGVRFGLRVGDDGNRSLEEVMSLTREAGFGAEVKRRIMIGTYALSSGYYDAYYGQAQKVRTLITRDFTAAFERVDALISPTTPFVAFPLGARTADPYQMYLADLFTIPTNLYGGPGISVPCGLSDGLPVGFQIMAPTMADDRMYRVAAALESAVGTFTPPAL; encoded by the coding sequence ATGAGCGATCTGATCAGACTGACCGCGACGGAGATCGCCGGGCTCGTCGCCGCCGGTGAGGCCTCCGCCGTCGAGGTGACCCGGGCGCACCTGGACCGGATCGCCGCCGTCGACGACCGGGTGAACGCGTTCCTGCACGTCGACTCCGAGGGCGCGCTCGCCGCCGCCGCCGAGGTCGACGCCCGCCGCGCCGCCGGCGAGGAGCTGGGCCCGCTGGCCGGCGTGCCGGTCGCCGTCAAGGACGTGCTGACCACCAAGGGCGTGCCGACCACCGTCGGGTCGAAGATCCTGGAGGGCTGGCGCCCGCCGTACGACTCGACGATCGTGCAGCGGCTGCGCGCCGCCGGCACGGTGATGCTCGGCAAGACCAACATGGACGAGTTCGCGATGGGCTCCTCCACGGAATACTCGGCGTACGGGCCGACGCACAACCCGTGGGACCTGAGCCGCATCCCGGGCGGCTCGGGCGGCGGCAGCTCCGCGGCGCTGGCCGCGTACGAGGCGCCGCTGGCGATCGGCTCCGACACCGGCGGCTCGATCCGCCAGCCCGGCGCGGTCACCGGCACCGTCGGCGCGAAGCCCACCTACGGCGGCACCTCCCGCTACGGCCTGGTGGCGTTCTCGTCCTCCCTGGACACCCCCGGCCCCTGCGCCCGTACGGTGCTGGACGCCGCGCTGCTGCACGAGGTGATCGGCGGGCACGACCCGCGCGACTCCACCTCGATCCCGCAGCCCGTGCCGGACGTGGTGGCCGCCGCCAGGCTCGGCGCGACCGGCGACCTGACGGGCGTGAAGCTCGGCATCGTCACCGAGTTCGCCGCCGAGGGCGCCGAGCCGGGCGTGCTGGCGGCGTTCCGCGAGTCGGTCGACGCGCTGGCCAAGCTGGGCGCCGAGATCGTCGAGGTGTCCTGCCCCCACTTCCGCTACGCGCTGCCGGCGTACTACCTGATCGCCCCGAGCGAGGCCTCCTCCAACCTGGCCCGGTTCGACGGCGTCCGCTTCGGCCTGCGGGTCGGCGACGACGGCAACCGGTCGCTGGAGGAGGTCATGTCGCTGACCCGGGAGGCCGGCTTCGGCGCCGAGGTCAAGCGCCGCATCATGATCGGCACGTACGCGCTCTCGTCGGGCTACTACGACGCCTACTACGGGCAGGCGCAGAAGGTCCGCACCCTCATCACGCGGGACTTCACCGCGGCGTTCGAGCGGGTCGACGCGCTGATCTCGCCGACCACCCCGTTCGTGGCGTTCCCGCTCGGGGCGCGCACCGCCGACCCGTACCAGATGTACCTGGCCGACCTGTTCACGATCCCGACGAACCTGTACGGCGGGCCGGGCATCTCGGTGCCGTGCGGGCTCTCCGACGGGCTGCCGGTCGGTTTCCAGATCATGGCCCCGACGATGGCCGACGACCGCATGTACCGGGTCGCCGCCGCGCTGGAGAGCGCCGTCGGCACGTTCACCCCACCGGCACTGTGA
- the gatB gene encoding Asp-tRNA(Asn)/Glu-tRNA(Gln) amidotransferase subunit GatB: MTTTLPAYDEVVARYEPVIGLETHVELGTNTKMFCGCPTDFGGEPNTRVCPVCLGLPGSLPVANRAAIEATIRIGLALNCSIAEWCRFARKNYFYPDMPKDFQISQYDEPLCFEGYLDVEVNGELVRIGIERVHLEEDTGKTLHVGGATGRIHGATESLVDYNRAGIPLVEIVTKPVPGTGALAPEVARAYVTELRDVLRSLGVSDVRMEEGSLRCDVNTSLNLPGEEWGTRTETKNVNSLRSVERAVRSEIIRQASVLDAGGRITQETRHFHEDTGDTTPGRSKETATDYRYFPEPDLVPLAPDTAWVAELKAALPELPRLHRRRLQEQWGLSDADMQSVLNAGAVELIEATVAAGATPAAARKWWLGELSRRANETGVELADIGATPAQVAELQGLVDAGKLNDKLARTVLEGVVAGEGSPTQIMTNRGLEVVSDTGALTAAVDEAIAANPDIADKIRSGKVAAAGALVGAVMKTTRGQADAKTVRELILERLSA, from the coding sequence ATGACGACGACACTGCCCGCGTACGACGAGGTCGTCGCGCGCTACGAACCGGTGATCGGCCTGGAGACCCACGTCGAGCTGGGCACGAACACCAAGATGTTCTGCGGCTGCCCGACCGACTTCGGTGGCGAGCCGAACACCCGGGTCTGCCCGGTCTGCCTGGGCCTGCCCGGCTCCCTGCCGGTCGCCAACCGGGCCGCCATCGAGGCGACGATCCGGATCGGCCTGGCGCTGAACTGCTCGATTGCCGAGTGGTGCCGCTTCGCCCGGAAGAACTACTTCTACCCGGACATGCCGAAGGACTTCCAGATCAGCCAGTACGACGAGCCGCTGTGCTTCGAGGGCTACCTGGACGTCGAGGTCAACGGCGAGCTGGTGCGCATCGGCATCGAGCGGGTGCACCTGGAGGAGGACACCGGCAAGACGCTGCACGTCGGCGGCGCCACCGGTCGCATCCACGGCGCCACCGAGTCGCTGGTCGACTACAACCGGGCCGGCATCCCGCTGGTGGAGATCGTCACCAAGCCGGTCCCCGGCACCGGTGCGCTCGCCCCCGAGGTGGCCCGCGCGTACGTCACCGAGCTGCGCGACGTGCTCCGCTCGCTGGGCGTCTCCGACGTGCGGATGGAGGAGGGGTCGCTGCGCTGCGACGTGAACACCTCCCTCAACCTGCCCGGCGAGGAGTGGGGCACCCGCACGGAGACCAAGAACGTCAACTCGCTGCGGTCGGTCGAGCGGGCGGTCCGCTCGGAGATCATCCGGCAGGCGTCCGTGCTCGACGCGGGCGGCCGGATCACCCAGGAGACCCGGCACTTCCACGAGGACACCGGCGACACCACGCCGGGCCGGTCCAAGGAGACCGCGACCGACTACCGGTACTTCCCGGAGCCCGACCTGGTGCCGCTGGCGCCGGACACCGCATGGGTCGCCGAGCTGAAGGCCGCCCTGCCCGAGCTGCCCCGGCTGCACCGCCGGCGGCTCCAGGAGCAGTGGGGCCTCTCCGACGCGGACATGCAGTCGGTGCTCAACGCCGGTGCCGTCGAGCTGATCGAGGCCACGGTCGCCGCGGGCGCCACCCCGGCCGCCGCCCGCAAGTGGTGGCTGGGCGAGCTGTCCCGGCGGGCCAACGAGACCGGCGTGGAGCTGGCCGACATCGGGGCCACCCCGGCGCAGGTCGCCGAGCTCCAGGGCCTGGTCGACGCCGGCAAGCTCAACGACAAGCTGGCCCGTACCGTGCTGGAGGGCGTGGTGGCCGGCGAGGGCTCGCCGACGCAGATCATGACCAACCGGGGCCTGGAGGTCGTCTCCGACACGGGCGCGCTCACCGCCGCCGTGGACGAGGCGATCGCCGCCAACCCCGACATCGCCGACAAGATCCGCAGCGGCAAGGTCGCCGCGGCGGGAGCCCTGGTCGGCGCGGTCATGAAGACCACCCGTGGCCAGGCCGACGCCAAGACCGTCCGCGAGCTGATCCTGGAGCGCCTCTCCGCCTGA